A DNA window from Ctenopharyngodon idella isolate HZGC_01 chromosome 8, HZGC01, whole genome shotgun sequence contains the following coding sequences:
- the LOC127517906 gene encoding tumor necrosis factor receptor superfamily member 14-like isoform X4: protein MITVRIIVLFTVIVPLHYDFCWCRCADAEYEIDGRCCPMCAAGNHVFWPCTEDTSTTCAPCPDFTHIDEPSSYTKCFDCTVCDASRGIRVKKACTRSSDTVCEPLEQFYCIERNKDSCRFAVKHSECSPGQYIKQAGTPSTDTVCADCEVDTYSDGSFSSCLPHTQCEALGLTETSPGTQSSDSECGNTTTAHIASVIDTLIIIIIIAVVSVFTIVCIRKKKRSGTGIQV from the exons ATGATCACTGTAAGGATTATTGTTCTCTTTACTGTTATTGTTCCACTTCACTATGATTTTTGCTGGTGTCGATGTGCTGATGCTGAATATGAGATAGATGGGAGATGCTGCCCAATGTGTGCTGCTG GAAATCATGTTTTTTGGCCCTGCACAGAAGATACCAGCACAACTTGTGCTCCATGCCCTGATTTCACTCACATTGATGAACCCAGCAGCTACACAAAATGCTTTGATTGTACTGTGTGTGATGCTA GCCGAGGGATAAGAGTGAAAAAAGCCTGTACTCGGTCGTCAGACACTGTTTGTGAGCCACTGGAACAATTCTACTGCATTGAACGAAATAAAGATAGCTGTAGATTTGCTGTGAAACACTCTGAATGCAGCCCTGGACAATATATCAAACAAGCAG GAACTCCCTCCACAGATACAGTATGTGCAGATTGTGAAGTCGACACATATTCAGACGGCTCTTTTTCATCCTGTTTACCTCACACACA ATGTGAAGCACTGGGACTTACTGAAACATCTCCAGGAACACAATCATCTGACAGTGAATGTGGAAACACCACTACTGCACACATTGCTAGTGTTATAgatactttaataataataataataattgcagtAGTAAGTGTTTTTACAATTGTATGTATTCGAAAGAAGAAACGATCTGGTACAG GAATACAGGTATAA